A genomic region of Trichothermofontia sichuanensis B231 contains the following coding sequences:
- the ldpA gene encoding circadian clock protein LdpA, translating into MTDLYRPLQSLCEGHWFKLICGASYQHLASIRDLTLAYTLAGADCIDVAADPAVITAAQEAIQMATTLNIPDCNLAPSVHPDFLAAHRPWLMVSLNDGEDPHFRKAHFDADRCPTDCPRPCERICPAQAIAFPAPPAPQGVIAERCYGCGRCLPVCPIGQIITEATVVNPAQILPQIMALGIDAIEIHTQMGRVAAFQRLWSAIVPHCPHLKLIAVSFPDGEDAIAYLWTLHDVIRATWSGPLVWQTDGRPMSGDLGKGTTHAALKLAQTVLTEGPPGYVQLAGGTNAHTVTKARQLGLLTPSGQSVSREPGPQRTIAGIAYGSYARAQLRQWLETGLAGEGEREVRREDREARGLFGERLWSAVQAAAALVSPLKAGLVVSLEREDRFSQVPSPVAAARPP; encoded by the coding sequence GTGACTGATCTGTACCGTCCTTTACAATCACTTTGCGAGGGGCACTGGTTCAAGTTGATTTGTGGAGCCAGTTACCAGCATCTCGCCAGCATTCGCGATCTGACCCTGGCCTATACCTTGGCAGGCGCCGATTGCATTGACGTGGCGGCTGATCCGGCGGTGATTACTGCCGCCCAGGAAGCGATCCAGATGGCCACGACCCTGAATATCCCTGATTGCAACCTTGCCCCAAGCGTCCATCCCGACTTCCTTGCAGCCCATCGCCCGTGGTTGATGGTTAGCCTCAACGATGGTGAAGACCCCCATTTCCGTAAAGCCCACTTTGATGCTGATCGCTGTCCGACCGACTGCCCACGTCCCTGTGAGCGCATCTGTCCCGCCCAGGCGATTGCCTTTCCTGCCCCACCCGCTCCCCAGGGCGTTATTGCCGAGCGCTGTTACGGCTGTGGTCGGTGTTTACCCGTCTGCCCCATTGGTCAAATCATCACTGAGGCCACCGTTGTTAACCCGGCCCAGATTTTGCCCCAAATCATGGCCCTAGGCATTGATGCGATCGAGATCCATACCCAGATGGGTCGGGTTGCCGCCTTCCAACGCCTGTGGTCCGCGATCGTGCCCCACTGCCCCCACCTGAAACTGATCGCGGTGAGCTTCCCCGACGGCGAGGATGCGATCGCCTACCTATGGACGCTCCATGACGTAATACGGGCCACTTGGTCTGGCCCTCTGGTTTGGCAAACCGACGGTCGGCCCATGAGCGGTGATCTGGGCAAAGGTACCACCCACGCAGCCTTGAAACTGGCCCAAACCGTCCTCACCGAGGGTCCCCCTGGCTATGTGCAACTAGCAGGCGGCACCAACGCCCACACGGTTACTAAAGCCCGCCAACTGGGCCTGCTCACCCCATCGGGGCAATCCGTCAGCCGTGAACCCGGCCCCCAGCGGACGATCGCCGGGATTGCCTACGGGAGCTATGCCCGTGCGCAACTGCGCCAGTGGTTGGAAACCGGCTTGGCTGGGGAAGGGGAAAGAGAAGTGAGGCGGGAGGACAGAGAAGCGAGGGGGCTGTTTGGCGAGCGGCTGTGGTCGGCTGTACAAGCGGCTGCGGCTCTGGTCTCCCCACTCAAAGCCGGGCTTGTCGTCTCCCTTGAGCGGGAGGATCGCTTTTCCCAGGTCCCCTCGCCGGTTGCTGCGGCTAGGCCGCCCTAA
- the clpB gene encoding ATP-dependent chaperone ClpB, with the protein MQPTNPNQFTEKAWEAIVRTPDIVKQAQQQKIETEHLFKALLEQEGLATSIFNKAEVNVQRLRDYTEQFINSQPKVSGSSTSVYLGQSLDILLDRAEQWRKSLGDEYISIEHLILAYAKDDRFGQKLFQEFRLSENQLKQTITAIRGSQTVTDQNPEGKYQALEKYGRDLTAAARQGKLDPVIGRDDEIRRTIQILSRRTKNNPVLIGEPGVGKTAIAEGLAQRIVSGDVPQSLQDRRLIALDMGALIAGAKYRGEFEERLKAVLKEVTDSQGQLILFIDEIHTVVGAGATQGAMDAGNLLKPMLARGELRCIGATTLDEYRKYIEKDAALERRFQQVYVDQPSIEDTISILRGLKERYEVHHGVKIADNALVAAAVLSTRYISDRFLPDKAIDLVDEAAAKLKMEITSKPEELDEIDRKILQLQMERLSLQKESDPASKERLERLEKELADLTEEQRTLNAQWQAEKEVIAHIQSLKEEIDRVNIEIQQAERDYDLNRAAELKYGRLTDLQRQLNAAEERLRETQTSGKSLLREEVTEADIAEIISKWTGIPVSKLVESEMQKLLHLEDELHRRVIGQDEAVTAVADAIQRSRAGLADPKRPIASFIFLGPTGVGKTELAKALAAYLFDTEEALVRIDMSEYMEKHAVSRMIGAPPGYIGYDEGGQLTEAIRRRPYAVILFDEIEKAHPDVFNIMLQILDDGRVTDSQGRTVDFKNTIIIMTSNIGSQFILDVAGDDSRYDEMRARVMEAMRSSFRPEFLNRVDEFIIFHSLQQSQLRDIVKLQVGSLEQRLSDRKMTLRLSEAALDFLAEVGYDPVYGARPLKRAIQRELETPIAKGILRGDFSDGDTIFVDVENERLAFKHLPAELLAH; encoded by the coding sequence ATGCAACCGACTAATCCCAATCAATTTACGGAAAAAGCCTGGGAAGCCATTGTCCGCACGCCGGATATTGTCAAACAAGCCCAGCAACAAAAAATTGAAACGGAACACCTATTTAAGGCGCTATTAGAGCAAGAAGGACTGGCCACCAGTATTTTTAATAAGGCGGAGGTCAATGTCCAACGCCTGCGGGACTATACGGAACAATTCATCAACAGCCAGCCTAAGGTTTCCGGCAGCAGCACTTCGGTCTACCTGGGCCAGTCGCTGGATATCCTGCTCGATCGCGCCGAGCAATGGCGCAAATCCCTGGGGGATGAGTATATTTCCATCGAACACCTGATCCTGGCCTATGCTAAGGACGATCGCTTTGGTCAGAAGCTTTTCCAGGAGTTCCGTCTGAGCGAAAATCAATTAAAACAGACGATTACGGCAATCCGAGGGAGTCAAACCGTGACCGACCAAAACCCCGAAGGTAAATACCAGGCCCTGGAAAAATACGGGCGGGATCTGACCGCTGCGGCCCGTCAGGGTAAATTGGACCCCGTGATTGGCCGTGATGATGAGATTCGCCGCACGATCCAGATCCTGTCCCGGCGGACGAAGAATAACCCGGTGCTGATTGGTGAGCCGGGGGTGGGGAAGACGGCGATCGCGGAAGGACTCGCCCAGCGGATCGTCAGTGGGGATGTGCCCCAATCGCTTCAGGATCGCAGATTGATCGCGCTGGATATGGGGGCGCTGATCGCCGGGGCCAAGTACCGCGGTGAATTTGAAGAACGCTTAAAAGCTGTTCTGAAGGAAGTGACCGATTCCCAAGGTCAGTTAATTCTGTTTATCGATGAAATCCACACCGTGGTCGGCGCTGGGGCCACCCAGGGGGCCATGGATGCCGGTAACCTGCTCAAACCGATGCTGGCGCGGGGCGAACTGCGCTGTATCGGGGCGACGACGTTGGATGAATACCGCAAGTATATTGAGAAGGATGCGGCCCTGGAGCGGCGCTTCCAACAGGTCTATGTGGATCAGCCCAGCATTGAGGACACGATCTCGATCCTGCGGGGCTTGAAGGAACGCTATGAAGTACACCACGGGGTGAAGATTGCCGACAATGCTCTGGTGGCGGCGGCGGTGCTCTCCACCCGGTATATCAGCGATCGCTTCTTGCCCGATAAGGCGATTGATCTGGTCGATGAAGCCGCCGCCAAGCTAAAGATGGAGATTACCTCCAAGCCGGAGGAATTGGACGAAATCGATCGCAAAATTCTGCAATTGCAAATGGAACGCCTCTCCTTGCAAAAGGAAAGTGATCCGGCCTCGAAAGAACGGCTGGAGCGCTTGGAAAAGGAATTGGCGGATCTCACTGAGGAGCAACGGACCCTCAACGCCCAGTGGCAGGCGGAAAAAGAGGTCATTGCCCATATCCAAAGCCTGAAGGAGGAAATCGATCGCGTCAATATTGAAATCCAACAGGCCGAACGGGACTACGACCTGAACCGGGCGGCAGAACTCAAGTATGGTCGGCTTACGGATCTGCAACGGCAGTTGAATGCGGCGGAAGAACGCCTCCGGGAAACCCAGACCAGCGGTAAGAGCCTGCTGCGCGAAGAGGTCACTGAGGCTGACATTGCTGAAATTATCTCCAAGTGGACGGGGATTCCCGTAAGCAAGTTAGTGGAGTCGGAAATGCAAAAACTCCTGCACCTGGAGGATGAACTGCACCGTCGTGTGATTGGTCAGGACGAAGCGGTAACGGCTGTTGCCGATGCCATCCAGCGATCGCGGGCGGGTTTGGCCGATCCCAAACGCCCGATCGCCAGCTTTATCTTCCTGGGTCCGACGGGGGTCGGGAAAACGGAATTAGCCAAGGCCCTGGCGGCCTACCTGTTTGATACGGAAGAGGCCCTGGTGCGGATTGACATGTCCGAGTATATGGAAAAACACGCTGTCTCGCGGATGATTGGGGCACCACCGGGCTATATCGGCTATGACGAAGGTGGGCAACTGACGGAGGCCATCCGTCGTCGTCCCTACGCCGTGATCCTGTTCGATGAAATCGAAAAGGCCCACCCGGATGTGTTCAACATCATGTTGCAAATCCTGGATGATGGCCGTGTCACCGATTCCCAAGGCCGCACGGTGGACTTCAAGAACACCATTATTATCATGACCAGCAACATCGGATCGCAATTTATTCTCGATGTGGCTGGGGATGATAGCCGCTATGACGAAATGCGAGCGCGGGTGATGGAAGCCATGCGGTCGAGCTTCCGACCGGAGTTCCTCAACCGGGTGGATGAATTTATCATCTTCCACAGCCTACAACAGTCGCAATTGCGGGATATCGTCAAGCTGCAAGTCGGTAGTCTGGAGCAGCGGTTAAGCGATCGCAAGATGACCCTGCGCCTATCGGAAGCGGCCCTCGATTTCCTTGCCGAGGTGGGCTACGATCCGGTCTATGGTGCCCGTCCGCTGAAACGGGCAATTCAGCGGGAGTTGGAAACCCCAATTGCTAAGGGCATTCTCCGGGGTGACTTTAGCGATGGCGACACGATTTTTGTCGATGTTGAAAATGAGCGGCTTGCTTTTAAGCATCTTCCAGCCGAATTGCTTGCCCACTAA
- a CDS encoding Uma2 family endonuclease, producing the protein MTTLTLDLRSTLELTDEQFVAICRHNPDLRLERSARGELIIMPPTGGEAGRRNSKLGGQLWHWNEQYQLGEVFDSSTGFKLPNGAIRAPDAAWVHRDRWQALTPEQREKFVPLCPDFVIELQSSSDSLEEVRAKMCEYQENGLKLGWLIDPTTATVAVYREQRSPELLLQPDTLSGELILPGWLF; encoded by the coding sequence ATGACAACGCTAACCCTTGATCTCCGCTCTACCCTAGAGCTAACGGATGAACAGTTTGTCGCTATCTGTCGGCATAATCCTGATTTACGGCTCGAACGATCAGCACGAGGAGAGCTAATTATTATGCCACCCACGGGAGGAGAAGCGGGACGACGCAATAGCAAGTTAGGGGGGCAGCTTTGGCACTGGAACGAGCAATATCAACTAGGGGAAGTCTTTGACTCCTCAACCGGATTTAAATTACCCAATGGGGCCATTCGTGCACCGGATGCGGCTTGGGTGCACCGCGATCGCTGGCAAGCGTTAACGCCCGAACAACGGGAAAAGTTTGTTCCCTTGTGTCCCGATTTTGTGATTGAGCTACAGTCATCCAGTGATAGTCTGGAAGAGGTACGGGCAAAAATGTGTGAGTATCAAGAGAATGGCCTGAAGTTAGGCTGGTTGATTGACCCGACAACGGCAACGGTGGCAGTGTATCGAGAACAGCGATCGCCAGAATTACTGCTACAACCTGACACGCTATCGGGTGAGTTGATTCTTCCCGGTTGGCTCTTCTGA
- a CDS encoding ComEA family DNA-binding protein, whose product MPNPPLLSLTVTLSHWLTQLAQRMELDSRRAPCRRAQMLQDPYYRFASIAEVQEAAALGVTIDVNRATVDDWLRLPGLSIHQAKLLHGLLQAGVQFHCLEDLAAALSVSVAHLKPLAPILRFYYYDPDSVETIQTLNANQATIAQLTKIPSVDLFLARAIVEQRSAHGPYRNLVDLQQRLNLPATLTAELMHYLHF is encoded by the coding sequence TTGCCTAACCCTCCTCTCCTCTCTCTAACCGTGACCCTCTCCCACTGGCTAACCCAACTCGCCCAACGTATGGAGCTGGACTCGCGGCGTGCCCCTTGCCGACGGGCGCAGATGCTCCAGGACCCGTACTATCGGTTTGCGTCGATTGCCGAGGTGCAGGAAGCGGCGGCCTTGGGGGTGACGATCGATGTGAACCGGGCCACTGTTGATGATTGGTTGCGCCTACCGGGTCTTTCGATCCACCAGGCTAAACTGTTGCACGGCCTCCTTCAGGCAGGGGTTCAGTTTCACTGTTTAGAGGATCTGGCGGCAGCACTCAGTGTGTCTGTGGCTCACCTCAAACCGCTGGCCCCGATCCTGCGGTTTTATTACTACGATCCTGATAGTGTGGAGACGATCCAGACCCTCAATGCTAACCAGGCTACGATCGCGCAATTGACGAAGATTCCCAGTGTGGATCTGTTTTTAGCACGGGCGATAGTTGAGCAGCGATCGGCCCACGGCCCTTACCGCAACCTGGTAGATCTGCAACAGCGGTTAAACCTACCAGCTACACTCACGGCAGAATTGATGCACTATCTGCATTTTTAG
- a CDS encoding R3H domain-containing nucleic acid-binding protein produces MQITDDLNQLLDILPDELQSRLRHHPDRDQLVEVVMDLGRVPEARFPHRVEELSANPVTRPVLATCVQRVGSFSSDNRAGIEQTLHRISAIRNRTGDVVGLTCRVGRAIFGTTNMIRDLVETGRSLLLLGRPGVGKTTALREIARVLADELRKRVVIIDTSNEIAGDGDIPHPAIGRARRMQVARPELQHQVMIEAVENHMPEVIIIDEIGTELEALAARTIAERGVQLVGTAHGNQIANLIKNPTLSDLIGGIQSVTLGDEEARRRGSQKTVLERKAPPTFEIAIEMLERQRWVVHEQVAETVDSILRGRPISPQIRTINEAGKVVITRELPPVEADVPTTTPFARGWQASGRMVPLPNTPSPCKASPPAAPLSEEQYFAQLLDASLAEQPVPSDELAALGEVPVSGRESVVDFPVAQRPQRHSGAGGDTLYIYPYAVGRQQLEQAVHTLALPVVITKNIDEADVILTVRSQVKGHSKLKHLAKMRQVPIHAIKASTLPHIVRALRRMLNLDEPAPASGIDLSLFSHTGSDDELEALEETRLAVEQIVLPKGQPVELLPRSAKVRRMQHELVEHYHLKSASFGEEPNRRLRIYPA; encoded by the coding sequence ATGCAAATTACTGACGATCTGAATCAACTGCTCGATATCCTGCCCGATGAGTTGCAGTCGCGCCTGCGCCACCATCCTGATCGCGATCAATTGGTGGAAGTGGTTATGGATCTGGGCCGGGTGCCAGAGGCCCGCTTCCCCCACCGCGTGGAGGAATTGTCGGCGAATCCGGTGACGCGCCCGGTGTTGGCAACCTGTGTGCAACGGGTGGGTAGCTTCAGCAGTGATAACCGCGCCGGTATTGAGCAAACCCTGCACCGGATTAGTGCGATTCGTAACCGCACGGGGGATGTGGTGGGCCTGACCTGCCGGGTGGGCCGCGCTATTTTTGGCACCACTAACATGATTCGCGATCTGGTGGAAACTGGACGCTCGCTGCTGTTGCTGGGACGACCAGGAGTGGGTAAAACCACTGCCCTGCGTGAAATTGCCCGTGTGCTGGCGGATGAGTTGCGCAAACGGGTTGTGATTATTGATACATCTAATGAAATTGCGGGTGACGGGGATATCCCCCATCCGGCGATCGGGCGGGCACGGCGGATGCAGGTGGCCCGGCCCGAATTACAGCACCAGGTGATGATCGAAGCAGTGGAAAACCACATGCCAGAGGTGATCATCATCGACGAAATTGGGACGGAATTGGAAGCCCTAGCGGCCCGGACGATCGCCGAACGGGGTGTGCAACTGGTGGGTACCGCCCACGGTAACCAAATTGCCAACCTGATTAAAAATCCCACTCTCTCGGATTTAATTGGGGGCATTCAATCGGTTACCTTGGGGGATGAGGAGGCCCGGCGTCGCGGTAGCCAGAAGACGGTGCTGGAACGCAAGGCCCCGCCCACGTTTGAGATCGCGATCGAAATGCTAGAACGGCAACGCTGGGTGGTGCATGAACAGGTAGCCGAAACCGTTGATAGCATCCTGCGCGGACGCCCCATCAGTCCGCAAATTCGCACCATTAACGAAGCCGGTAAGGTTGTTATTACCCGCGAACTCCCTCCTGTGGAGGCTGATGTACCGACCACGACCCCCTTTGCCAGGGGGTGGCAAGCCTCTGGCCGCATGGTCCCCCTGCCCAACACCCCCAGTCCTTGCAAAGCCTCACCCCCTGCGGCTCCCCTCTCGGAGGAGCAGTATTTTGCCCAATTACTGGATGCCTCTCTGGCCGAGCAACCGGTGCCTTCGGATGAGTTAGCGGCCCTTGGGGAGGTACCGGTATCTGGGCGCGAGTCTGTGGTCGATTTCCCCGTTGCCCAGCGTCCCCAGCGGCACAGCGGGGCTGGCGGCGACACCCTGTATATTTACCCCTATGCCGTTGGACGTCAACAACTGGAGCAGGCCGTTCATACCCTGGCATTACCTGTGGTGATTACGAAAAACATTGATGAGGCCGATGTGATCCTCACGGTGCGATCGCAGGTGAAGGGGCACTCTAAGCTCAAGCACCTGGCAAAGATGCGTCAGGTGCCTATCCATGCCATCAAGGCTAGTACCCTGCCCCATATTGTCCGCGCCCTGCGGCGGATGCTGAATCTGGATGAACCTGCCCCAGCCAGTGGCATAGACCTTAGCCTGTTCTCTCACACAGGTAGTGATGATGAGTTGGAAGCTCTAGAGGAAACTCGCCTAGCGGTGGAACAAATTGTCCTGCCTAAGGGCCAACCCGTGGAGCTATTGCCGCGATCGGCTAAGGTGCGCCGGATGCAACACGAGTTGGTGGAACACTACCATCTTAAGTCGGCCAGTTTTGGCGAGGAACCGAATCGACGGCTGCGGATTTATCCTGCGTAG
- the cmoB gene encoding tRNA 5-methoxyuridine(34)/uridine 5-oxyacetic acid(34) synthase CmoB, which produces MTDRPLLYSSPDYLNRPDFSGDRPAILNLRQERVTQLEHDRLKPYRDAVYSLSDLPPVSFDASGPVVTIGQANTLPPEQQQRLYQALRAFCPWKKGPFNFFGIAIDAEWRSDWKWQRLVPHIQPLQGRKIADIGCHNGYFMLRMIPHQPEWVIGFEPYGKLYWNFQLIQNLIHCDRLYFEPLGIEHIHFYPNCFDTIFCLGILYHHPDPIGLLNKLRSALAPKGELVIDCQGIPGPDPVALTPRQRYANARGIWFLPTQSCLENWLHRAGFVDIECFFAEPLTIAEQRRTEWASIDSLKEFLNPDDPSRTIEGYPAPWRYYLTAHRA; this is translated from the coding sequence ATGACCGATCGCCCGCTGCTGTACTCTTCCCCTGACTATCTCAATCGCCCTGATTTCTCCGGCGATCGCCCAGCAATCCTGAACCTGCGTCAGGAACGGGTTACCCAGCTAGAGCACGATCGCTTAAAACCCTACCGTGATGCAGTCTACAGTCTTAGTGATTTGCCACCTGTCAGCTTTGACGCTAGTGGGCCTGTGGTCACGATCGGGCAAGCCAACACCTTACCCCCTGAACAGCAGCAACGTCTTTACCAGGCACTGCGGGCCTTTTGTCCCTGGAAAAAGGGGCCTTTTAACTTTTTTGGCATTGCGATCGATGCCGAGTGGCGATCGGATTGGAAATGGCAGCGGCTTGTGCCCCATATTCAACCGCTACAGGGACGCAAAATTGCCGATATTGGTTGCCATAATGGTTATTTTATGCTGCGCATGATCCCTCATCAGCCAGAATGGGTGATTGGCTTTGAACCCTATGGCAAATTGTATTGGAACTTCCAGTTAATCCAAAACCTGATTCATTGCGATCGCCTCTACTTTGAACCTCTAGGTATTGAACATATTCATTTCTATCCAAATTGCTTTGATACCATTTTCTGTCTGGGCATTCTCTATCACCATCCCGATCCCATTGGCCTACTTAACAAATTACGATCAGCCCTTGCGCCCAAGGGGGAATTGGTGATCGACTGTCAGGGTATCCCTGGCCCAGACCCCGTAGCCCTTACCCCTCGCCAGCGCTACGCCAATGCGCGGGGCATCTGGTTTTTACCCACCCAATCCTGTCTAGAAAACTGGCTACATCGGGCGGGTTTTGTTGATATTGAGTGTTTCTTCGCCGAGCCACTGACGATCGCGGAGCAACGTCGCACTGAATGGGCCAGTATTGATAGTCTCAAAGAGTTTCTCAATCCAGATGATCCCAGTCGCACGATCGAAGGATATCCCGCCCCTTGGCGATACTATTTAACCGCCCATAGAGCCTAA
- the cmoA gene encoding carboxy-S-adenosyl-L-methionine synthase CmoA produces MNPDLETELYLSSDKDELFKTGPWPKPFAFNEEVARVFDDMVSRSVPLYREVLTCAAHWAKAYYQPGTRIIDVGCSTGTLLELIGRFLNQPAQLVGIDNSQAMLEQAQAKLAITKEQHQVDLWCESAEACSFSNSSVVIVNYTLQFLALSQRQTLLRSIHAGLVSGGLLFLSEKVKSPVPQFQETMTRHYEAFKQHHGYAQREIERKKEALENVLVPLTESQQLEMLRAAGFHQIDSLLKLHNFVTWVALKS; encoded by the coding sequence ATGAATCCAGATCTGGAAACTGAGTTATATTTGAGTTCCGATAAGGATGAACTATTTAAGACAGGACCTTGGCCTAAGCCCTTTGCCTTTAATGAAGAAGTGGCACGGGTTTTTGATGACATGGTCTCGCGATCGGTGCCCCTCTATCGCGAAGTCCTCACCTGTGCGGCCCATTGGGCAAAAGCCTACTATCAACCGGGTACCCGCATCATTGATGTTGGCTGTTCAACGGGTACGCTCCTGGAACTGATTGGACGTTTTTTGAACCAACCTGCCCAACTTGTGGGGATTGATAATTCCCAGGCCATGCTGGAGCAAGCCCAGGCAAAACTCGCAATCACTAAAGAACAGCATCAGGTTGACCTGTGGTGTGAGTCTGCCGAAGCCTGTTCATTTAGCAACAGTAGCGTCGTCATTGTCAACTATACGCTGCAATTTTTAGCCCTATCCCAACGGCAAACTTTGCTGCGATCGATACACGCTGGCCTCGTTTCAGGTGGTCTCCTCTTTCTGAGTGAAAAAGTTAAATCGCCCGTTCCCCAATTTCAGGAAACCATGACCCGCCATTACGAAGCCTTCAAACAGCATCATGGCTATGCCCAGCGGGAAATTGAACGGAAAAAAGAGGCCCTGGAAAATGTGCTGGTTCCCCTTACTGAATCCCAGCAACTTGAAATGCTACGGGCAGCAGGTTTTCACCAGATCGATTCCCTCTTAAAATTGCATAACTTTGTGACCTGGGTTGCCCTTAAATCTTAA
- a CDS encoding NINE protein, with amino-acid sequence MFGKPRNRRIATLLAFAGIVAPIAGIHKFYVGQPVWGVIYLLLSWTPIPHVASAIEGIWYLVQDPEEFDYNFNADWAESLPADTAAPAKPRLKTPVTPPPEPFDVSRIGAITEAVRQLDQLRQDGLISEYEFEQKRRQLLDRIA; translated from the coding sequence GTGTTTGGAAAACCCAGAAATCGTCGAATAGCTACGCTCCTAGCCTTTGCGGGCATTGTTGCCCCGATCGCGGGCATCCATAAGTTCTACGTTGGCCAACCCGTTTGGGGCGTCATCTACCTGCTGCTCTCTTGGACGCCCATCCCCCATGTGGCCAGCGCGATCGAAGGGATTTGGTACCTGGTGCAAGATCCGGAGGAGTTTGACTATAACTTTAATGCCGACTGGGCGGAGAGCCTACCGGCGGATACGGCTGCCCCGGCTAAACCTCGGCTGAAGACCCCGGTTACCCCACCGCCTGAACCCTTTGACGTAAGCCGTATTGGGGCTATCACCGAAGCCGTCCGCCAACTGGACCAACTCCGCCAGGATGGTTTAATCTCTGAATACGAATTTGAGCAAAAGCGCCGCCAACTCCTCGATCGCATTGCCTAA
- a CDS encoding ATP-binding response regulator — protein sequence MLTAPYPSSPPPRSVTTDRILVVDDSPDNAYLIQAVLDAEGYAVEVAADGYTALRQVEREPPDLIMLDVVMPEMDGYEVTRRIRNHPRLPFVPILLITASDQPSVVRGLDLGADDFIRKPVEFDELLARVRSLLRLKHTIEERNQIARQREDFVSRLTHDLRTPLIAADRMLNLFLEGALGELTPQMKEVIPSMIRSNQNLLQMVNQLLEVYRYEAGAKSLAFSTVNLQDLLQEVVLELRPLATAKNIALGFATACGPTTFTRFEVAGDRQELRRVFTNLVGNAIKFTDRGAVKVVLGCVSPEPVNDPGPTQAWLVIRVKDTGPGIPAEEQATLFQRFRQGNHTRSGSGLGLHLSRQIVEAHGGTIEVESQVGRGSAFVVRLPALQT from the coding sequence ATGTTGACCGCTCCCTATCCATCGTCTCCCCCACCGCGTAGCGTGACGACCGATCGCATCCTCGTTGTTGATGATTCGCCGGATAATGCCTACCTGATTCAGGCGGTGCTGGACGCGGAAGGATATGCGGTGGAGGTGGCGGCGGATGGCTATACGGCGTTGCGCCAGGTTGAGCGGGAGCCACCGGATCTGATCATGCTGGATGTGGTGATGCCAGAGATGGATGGATATGAGGTCACCCGGCGCATTCGCAATCATCCCCGTCTACCCTTTGTCCCAATCTTGCTGATCACGGCGTCGGACCAACCCAGTGTGGTGCGGGGGCTGGATTTGGGGGCGGATGATTTTATCCGGAAGCCGGTGGAGTTTGATGAGCTGCTGGCGCGGGTGCGATCGCTGTTGCGCCTGAAACATACGATCGAGGAACGTAATCAGATTGCGCGTCAACGGGAGGATTTTGTCTCGCGTTTGACCCATGACCTGCGGACGCCGTTGATTGCTGCCGATCGCATGTTGAACCTGTTTTTAGAGGGTGCCCTGGGTGAGTTGACGCCCCAAATGAAGGAAGTTATCCCCAGCATGATTCGTAGCAATCAAAACCTGCTCCAGATGGTGAACCAATTGCTAGAAGTCTACCGTTATGAAGCAGGGGCCAAATCGCTCGCCTTTTCCACCGTTAACCTTCAAGATTTGCTCCAGGAAGTTGTGCTGGAACTGCGGCCCCTCGCGACGGCCAAAAATATCGCTCTGGGGTTTGCGACGGCCTGTGGCCCCACAACCTTCACCCGCTTTGAAGTGGCCGGCGATCGCCAGGAGTTGCGCCGGGTGTTCACGAATTTGGTGGGGAACGCGATTAAATTTACTGATCGCGGGGCCGTTAAAGTGGTCCTCGGCTGTGTGTCCCCTGAGCCGGTCAATGACCCCGGCCCGACTCAAGCTTGGTTAGTCATTCGGGTAAAGGATACGGGGCCTGGTATCCCGGCAGAGGAGCAAGCGACCCTATTCCAGCGTTTTCGCCAGGGCAACCATACGCGATCGGGCAGTGGCCTCGGTTTGCATCTATCCCGACAAATTGTGGAGGCGCATGGAGGTACGATCGAGGTTGAGTCCCAAGTGGGCCGGGGAAGTGCCTTTGTGGTACGCCTACCTGCCCTCCAGACCTGA